In Ectothiorhodosinus mongolicus, one DNA window encodes the following:
- the icd gene encoding NADP-dependent isocitrate dehydrogenase, producing the protein MGFEHIKIPEQGTRITANADFSLNVPDNPIIPYIEGDGIGVDISPVMIKVVDAAVEKAYGGKKRIAWMEVYAGEKATHVYGGDHWLPTETMEAIRDYVVSIKGPLTTPVGGGIRSLNVALRQELDLYVCQRPIRYFTGVPSPLKTPERTDMVIFRENSEDIYAGIEWAAESPEAKQVIDFLLNTMGVTKIRFPESSGIGVKPVSRDGTQRLVRKAIQYAIDNDRDSVTLVHKGNIMKFTEGAFKNWGYELAIEEFGATELDGGPWCTLKNPKTGRDMIIKDVIADNFLQQILLRPQDYSVIATLNLNGDYISDALAAQVGGIGIAPGANLSDTVAMFEATHGTAPKYAGLDRVNPGSIILSAEMMLRHMGWTEAADLIITGLSGAISSGRVTYDFARAVEGTTELSCSDFGDNIIDHMA; encoded by the coding sequence ATGGGCTTCGAACATATCAAAATCCCGGAACAAGGGACCCGCATCACAGCCAACGCTGACTTCTCCTTAAACGTCCCCGATAACCCCATTATCCCCTACATCGAAGGGGACGGCATCGGCGTCGATATTAGTCCGGTGATGATTAAGGTGGTGGATGCCGCGGTGGAAAAAGCTTACGGCGGGAAAAAACGTATCGCGTGGATGGAGGTTTACGCCGGCGAGAAAGCCACGCATGTCTACGGCGGCGATCATTGGTTGCCGACTGAAACCATGGAGGCGATTCGTGACTATGTGGTCTCGATTAAAGGTCCCCTGACCACGCCGGTGGGGGGTGGCATTCGCTCCCTCAATGTGGCGCTGCGTCAGGAACTGGATTTGTATGTCTGCCAGCGCCCCATTCGTTATTTCACGGGCGTGCCCAGCCCGCTGAAAACTCCCGAGCGCACCGATATGGTGATCTTCCGGGAAAACTCGGAAGACATTTATGCTGGGATCGAGTGGGCTGCCGAGTCGCCCGAAGCCAAGCAGGTGATTGATTTTCTCTTGAACACGATGGGTGTGACCAAGATTCGCTTCCCAGAGAGCAGCGGCATCGGCGTTAAACCGGTATCCCGAGATGGCACCCAGCGCTTGGTGCGCAAGGCCATTCAGTACGCGATCGACAACGACCGCGACTCGGTCACTTTGGTACACAAAGGCAACATCATGAAGTTCACCGAAGGCGCCTTTAAAAACTGGGGCTACGAACTGGCCATAGAAGAGTTTGGTGCCACGGAGCTGGATGGCGGGCCTTGGTGCACGCTGAAAAACCCCAAGACCGGTCGCGACATGATCATCAAAGACGTGATTGCTGATAATTTCTTACAACAAATCCTGCTGCGTCCACAGGACTACAGCGTCATTGCCACGCTCAATCTCAATGGCGATTACATCTCTGATGCTCTGGCGGCTCAGGTGGGCGGTATCGGTATTGCCCCAGGCGCCAATCTTTCGGATACCGTGGCCATGTTCGAAGCCACGCACGGCACGGCCCCCAAATATGCGGGTCTGGATCGGGTGAACCCGGGCTCGATTATTCTGTCTGCTGAAATGATGTTGCGTCACATGGGCTGGACTGAAGCGGCAGACCTAATCATAACCGGGCTTAGCGGTGCGATTAGCTCAGGTCGGGTTACCTATGATTTTGCCCGCGCGGTTGAAGGCACCACAGAGCTGAGCTGTTCAGATTTTGGTGACAATATTATTGACCACATGGCTTGA
- the mnmA gene encoding tRNA 2-thiouridine(34) synthase MnmA, translating into MNANAERIIVGLSGGVDSAVAALRLLEAGYRVEGLFMKNWEDDDEPGYCAAAEDLEDAKAICRMLEITLHKVNFASEYWDRVFAHFLQEYRAGRTPNPDILCNREIKFRAFLDYARKLGAAGIATGHYARVAEDHGRFQLLRGRDRNKDQSYFLYTLGQEQLCVSHFPLGDLAKPEVRAIAAAAGFPNHAKKDSTGICFIGERRFADFLKRYLPAQPGEIISIDGDILGEHQGLMLYTPGQRQGLGIGGVAGQDEAPWYVVDKDLAKNRLIVAQGHDHPALLGSALIAQDMHWVSGAPPAEDLADGQAYEAMIRYRQKPQACRLRALENRPQQYRIEFTAPQRAIAPGQSVVLYQGEICLGGGVIQERS; encoded by the coding sequence ATGAACGCCAACGCTGAGCGCATTATCGTCGGCCTGTCCGGCGGTGTGGATTCCGCTGTGGCGGCGCTGCGCCTGTTGGAAGCCGGTTACCGCGTCGAAGGCCTGTTCATGAAGAACTGGGAGGATGACGATGAGCCAGGCTATTGTGCGGCGGCTGAGGACTTAGAAGATGCCAAAGCCATTTGCCGGATGCTGGAGATCACCCTGCATAAGGTGAATTTCGCGAGCGAGTACTGGGATCGAGTGTTTGCGCATTTTCTTCAGGAATATCGCGCTGGTCGCACACCCAATCCCGATATTCTATGTAATCGCGAAATCAAATTCCGCGCCTTTTTGGATTACGCCAGAAAGCTAGGTGCCGCGGGCATTGCCACAGGACACTATGCTCGTGTGGCTGAGGATCATGGCCGGTTTCAGCTGCTGCGGGGCCGGGATCGTAACAAAGATCAATCCTATTTTCTTTATACCCTCGGGCAAGAGCAGTTATGTGTCAGCCACTTCCCGCTGGGCGATTTAGCAAAGCCCGAAGTGCGCGCCATCGCCGCGGCTGCGGGCTTTCCTAACCACGCCAAAAAAGACAGCACGGGCATTTGTTTTATCGGCGAGCGGCGTTTTGCGGATTTCTTAAAGCGTTATCTGCCCGCCCAGCCCGGCGAGATCATCAGTATCGATGGCGATATCTTGGGTGAGCATCAAGGCCTGATGCTCTACACCCCGGGTCAGCGCCAGGGCCTGGGAATTGGCGGCGTGGCGGGCCAAGATGAAGCGCCTTGGTATGTGGTGGATAAGGATTTAGCCAAGAATCGCTTGATCGTCGCTCAAGGCCATGATCACCCTGCTCTGTTGGGCAGCGCTCTAATCGCTCAAGACATGCATTGGGTATCCGGCGCCCCTCCCGCTGAGGACCTGGCTGACGGACAAGCTTATGAGGCGATGATCCGCTATCGTCAGAAACCTCAGGCCTGCCGTTTACGCGCTCTTGAGAACCGTCCGCAACAATACCGCATCGAGTTTACCGCGCCGCAACGTGCGATCGCGCCAGGCCAATCCGTGGTGCTTTACCAAGGCGAAATCTGTTTGGGCGGTGGGGTCATTCAGGAACGCAGCTGA
- the hflD gene encoding high frequency lysogenization protein HflD: MQANDTNRALAISALCQAVSLVRSIAWKGEYDEAVMTPLVTSLFQFSADSIEEVYGGVAALEPGLRIMVEQFSSKDASLERETATYVLSVLNLQRLLMRNPEAIEALRRGIEVAQAQSESFGLLHENIIERLGSTYRESISTLGPRIMVQGDNTYLKDPKLAATIRTLLLTAIRAATLWQQAGGARWRLIFGRKALVREGRALLHQINA; this comes from the coding sequence ATGCAAGCCAATGACACCAACCGTGCTTTAGCCATATCCGCATTGTGCCAAGCGGTGAGCTTGGTGCGCAGCATCGCTTGGAAAGGCGAATACGATGAAGCGGTGATGACACCGCTAGTCACCAGCCTATTTCAGTTCAGCGCTGACTCTATTGAGGAAGTCTACGGCGGTGTTGCCGCGCTCGAGCCGGGCCTGCGCATTATGGTTGAACAGTTTTCCTCCAAGGACGCAAGCCTTGAACGTGAAACCGCCACTTATGTGCTGAGTGTGTTGAATTTGCAGCGCTTGTTGATGCGCAATCCCGAGGCCATTGAAGCCCTGCGCCGTGGTATTGAAGTCGCTCAAGCCCAAAGTGAGAGCTTTGGACTGCTGCATGAGAATATTATCGAGCGCTTGGGTAGCACCTACCGCGAGAGTATCAGCACCCTCGGACCGCGCATTATGGTGCAAGGTGATAACACCTATCTTAAGGACCCAAAACTGGCCGCCACCATCCGCACGCTACTGCTGACCGCCATTCGTGCCGCGACATTATGGCAGCAAGCTGGAGGCGCTCGCTGGCGCCTCATATTCGGCCGCAAAGCCCTCGTCCGTGAGGGCCGTGCCCTGTTGCATCAGATCAACGCTTAA
- the acnB gene encoding bifunctional aconitate hydratase 2/2-methylisocitrate dehydratase yields MLEAYRQHVAERAQEGIVPKPLDADMTAQLVDLLKNPPAGEEEFLLDLITHRVPPGVDEAAYVKAGFLSAIAKGEASSPLIDARHAIRLLGTMQGGYNIATLVELLDDAQLAEAAAEELKHTLLMFDAFHDVQERAESGNAHAKNLVQSWADAEWFLNKPEVPEKLTVTIFKVPGETNTDDLSPAPDAWSRPDIPLHAKAMYKMPREGITNAQEQIEALKQKGHPVALVGDVMGTGSSRKSATNSVLWYIGDDLPYVPNKRFGGVCLGGKIAPIFFNTMEDAGALPIELDVDGLNMGDVVDIYPHAGKVCRHDTDEVITTFELRTPVILDEVRAGGRIPLIIGRGLTDRAREALSLEPSTVFKRPQAPADSGKGFTLAQKMVGKACGVAGVRPGTYCEPRMTTVGSQDTTGPMTRDELKDLACLGFQADLVMQSFCHTAAYPKPVDVSTHHTLPDFIMNRGGVSLRPGDGVIHSWLNRMLLPDTVGTGGDSHTRFPTGISFPAGSGLVAFAAATGVMPLDMPESVLVHFKGQMQPGITLRDLVHAIPYTAIQQGLLTVEKKGKKNIFSGRVLEIEGLEDLTVEQAFELSDASAERSAGGCTITLSEERVAEYLRSNITMLRWMIASGYGDARSLERRAKAMEDWLANPSLMRADADAEYSAVIEINLNEIKEPILCAPNDPDDARLLSDVTGDSIDEVFIGSCMTNIGHFRAAGKLLEKFGGTLPTRLWVAPPTRMDQQQLTEEGYYSIFGKAGARTEMPGCSLCMGNQARVAAKSTVVSTSTRNFPNRLGDAANVYLASAELAAVAAVLGRLPTVEEYLGYAADLNTMAGEVYRYLNFDQIAEYQDAAKTVIPVVAA; encoded by the coding sequence ATGCTAGAAGCCTATCGCCAACACGTTGCTGAACGCGCCCAAGAAGGGATTGTACCTAAGCCTCTAGATGCCGACATGACGGCTCAGCTGGTGGATCTGCTGAAAAACCCGCCCGCCGGCGAGGAAGAGTTTTTATTGGATTTAATCACCCACCGCGTGCCCCCGGGTGTGGATGAAGCCGCCTACGTGAAAGCTGGTTTTCTCTCGGCCATTGCGAAAGGCGAGGCCAGCTCGCCGCTGATTGATGCCCGCCACGCCATCCGGTTGTTGGGCACCATGCAAGGCGGCTATAACATCGCCACTTTGGTCGAACTGTTGGATGACGCCCAGCTGGCTGAAGCGGCTGCCGAAGAGCTCAAACACACATTGCTGATGTTTGACGCCTTTCATGACGTGCAAGAGCGCGCGGAGAGTGGCAATGCTCACGCGAAAAACCTGGTTCAGTCCTGGGCCGATGCCGAATGGTTCCTCAATAAGCCGGAAGTCCCTGAAAAACTGACGGTCACCATTTTCAAGGTGCCGGGTGAGACCAATACCGATGATTTGTCGCCGGCGCCTGATGCTTGGAGCCGCCCCGACATTCCGCTGCATGCCAAAGCCATGTACAAGATGCCCCGGGAAGGCATCACCAATGCGCAAGAGCAGATCGAAGCGCTGAAACAAAAAGGTCACCCCGTCGCCCTCGTGGGCGATGTCATGGGCACCGGATCTTCGCGCAAATCCGCCACCAACTCGGTGCTGTGGTACATCGGTGATGATCTCCCCTATGTCCCGAATAAGCGCTTTGGCGGGGTGTGTTTGGGCGGCAAAATCGCGCCGATTTTCTTTAACACCATGGAAGATGCGGGAGCTCTGCCCATTGAGTTGGATGTCGATGGCTTGAACATGGGCGATGTGGTGGATATTTACCCACATGCCGGCAAGGTTTGCCGTCATGACACGGACGAAGTCATTACCACCTTCGAACTGCGCACACCGGTGATTCTGGATGAAGTGCGTGCTGGGGGTCGTATCCCGCTGATTATTGGCCGCGGCCTGACCGATCGTGCGCGTGAGGCACTGAGCCTTGAGCCCTCCACCGTGTTTAAGCGCCCACAAGCCCCGGCCGACAGCGGCAAAGGCTTCACGCTGGCGCAGAAAATGGTGGGCAAAGCTTGCGGTGTTGCTGGCGTTCGCCCGGGTACTTATTGTGAGCCGCGCATGACCACCGTGGGATCTCAGGACACCACCGGCCCCATGACCCGTGATGAGCTCAAAGACCTGGCCTGTTTGGGCTTCCAAGCCGACTTGGTGATGCAGTCATTCTGTCATACGGCGGCATACCCCAAACCGGTGGATGTGAGTACCCACCATACGCTGCCGGATTTCATCATGAACCGCGGCGGTGTCTCGCTGCGCCCGGGTGATGGCGTGATCCATTCCTGGTTGAATCGCATGCTGCTGCCCGACACCGTCGGTACCGGCGGCGACTCGCATACGCGTTTCCCCACGGGGATTTCCTTCCCGGCGGGATCTGGCTTGGTGGCTTTTGCCGCGGCCACGGGCGTCATGCCTTTGGACATGCCCGAATCGGTGTTGGTGCACTTTAAAGGTCAAATGCAGCCGGGCATTACTCTGCGCGATTTGGTGCATGCCATCCCCTATACCGCGATTCAGCAGGGCCTTCTTACCGTTGAGAAAAAAGGTAAGAAAAACATATTTTCAGGACGTGTTCTTGAGATTGAAGGTTTAGAAGATTTAACGGTGGAACAAGCCTTTGAACTCTCCGATGCCTCAGCTGAGCGCTCGGCTGGCGGTTGTACCATCACCTTATCGGAAGAACGGGTGGCGGAGTATTTGCGCTCTAATATCACCATGCTGCGCTGGATGATTGCCAGTGGCTATGGCGATGCCCGTTCCCTAGAGCGCCGTGCCAAAGCCATGGAAGACTGGCTGGCCAATCCTAGCCTGATGCGTGCGGATGCGGATGCCGAATATTCGGCGGTCATTGAGATCAATCTGAATGAGATCAAAGAGCCGATTTTGTGTGCCCCGAATGATCCCGATGATGCGCGTTTGTTATCCGATGTCACCGGCGATTCCATCGATGAAGTGTTTATCGGCTCATGCATGACCAACATTGGTCATTTCCGCGCTGCCGGTAAACTGTTGGAAAAATTTGGCGGCACCTTGCCAACCCGGCTTTGGGTGGCCCCGCCAACCCGCATGGATCAGCAGCAACTCACTGAAGAGGGCTACTACAGCATCTTTGGGAAGGCGGGCGCGCGAACGGAGATGCCCGGCTGCTCGCTGTGCATGGGCAATCAGGCGCGCGTTGCCGCGAAATCCACGGTGGTCTCGACCTCCACCCGAAACTTCCCCAATCGCCTCGGCGATGCCGCCAATGTGTATCTGGCTTCGGCGGAATTGGCCGCAGTGGCGGCAGTGCTGGGTCGCCTGCCAACGGTGGAGGAGTATCTGGGCTATGCGGCCGATCTCAACACCATGGCCGGTGAGGTCTATCGCTACCTGAACTTTGATCAGATCGCCGAATACCAAGATGCGGCGAAAACCGTGATCCCGGTGGTAGCGGCTTAA
- the clpS gene encoding ATP-dependent Clp protease adapter ClpS: MSKGDDHKPDQDQGQGLALDEARPELKPPPRFKVLLLNDDYTPMEFVVEVLEVFFAMDREKATRVMLHVHTRGKGVCGIYSRDIAETKVAQVNDYSREHQHPLLCAMEEA, encoded by the coding sequence ATGAGTAAGGGAGACGATCACAAACCAGATCAAGATCAGGGCCAAGGCTTGGCATTGGACGAAGCCCGTCCTGAACTCAAGCCGCCACCGCGATTTAAAGTGTTGTTATTGAACGACGACTACACGCCCATGGAGTTTGTGGTCGAAGTATTGGAAGTGTTTTTCGCCATGGACCGGGAAAAAGCGACCCGGGTTATGTTGCATGTGCATACCCGAGGTAAGGGCGTTTGCGGGATCTACAGCCGCGATATCGCCGAAACCAAGGTGGCACAGGTCAATGACTACTCACGAGAGCACCAGCACCCCCTGCTGTGTGCGATGGAAGAGGCCTAG
- a CDS encoding NUDIX hydrolase, giving the protein MHSVWTPRVTVAAVIEQQQKFLLVEELEAGRKVLNQPAGHLEEGESLLQAVVRETLEETGRDLQPVAITGLYRWAWAEKNLTFLRLAVCGQVSEPLPGRTIDDDIIGWRWVGVEELRADPTQLRSPLVLTCIEDYLKGQRYPLDLLIDL; this is encoded by the coding sequence TTGCACAGTGTATGGACCCCCAGAGTGACGGTAGCCGCTGTCATTGAGCAGCAGCAAAAATTCCTCTTGGTTGAGGAGCTTGAAGCTGGGCGAAAGGTGCTTAACCAACCGGCTGGGCATCTTGAGGAAGGCGAAAGCCTGTTGCAGGCGGTGGTGCGCGAGACCCTAGAAGAGACTGGCCGCGATCTGCAACCGGTGGCCATTACCGGCCTCTACCGCTGGGCTTGGGCTGAGAAAAACCTCACCTTTTTGCGCCTGGCAGTGTGTGGCCAGGTATCTGAGCCATTGCCAGGCAGAACCATCGATGACGACATTATCGGATGGCGCTGGGTGGGTGTTGAGGAACTGCGGGCTGATCCAACGCAATTACGCAGTCCCCTGGTCTTGACCTGTATCGAGGATTATCTCAAAGGACAGCGTTATCCTTTGGATCTACTCATTGATCTTTAG